A stretch of DNA from Promicromonospora sukumoe:
CGCCGCCGACGCCGGGGACGACGAGGCGGCCGACCAGCTCGCCGAGCTCTACCGCGGGGACTCGCGGCTGCGCCCGGGCGAGCGCGTGCTGACGCTCTCGCCCACCGGCCACTCCGGGATCACGGACCTCGCGGAGCACTAGCCCTACGTGTCAGACGTACAGGTCCCCCGGGGGACCTGTACGTCTGACACGGGGGGCGCCAGGCGGGCGCTAGGCGGGCGGCGGGAGCCGGCGGACCAGCTCCTCCAGCACGTCGCTCGTGCCCGCGTCGATCTTGACCGTCGCGTACTTGTCGCCGCGCGTGATGCCGCGGTTCACGATCACCACGGGCTTGCCCGTCTCGGCCGCGTGCCGCACGAACCGCAGCCCGCTCATCACGGTCAGCGAGGAGCCGGCGACGAGCAGCGCTCCGGCGGAGTCGACCAGCGCGAACGCCCGCTCGACCCGCTCGCGCGGCACGTTCTCGCCGAAGTAGACGATCTCCGGCTTGAGCACGCCCCCGCAGAACTCGCAGGGCGCCGGCTTGAAGTGCGCGGTCGACTCGATGACGGCGTCGGCATCGGGCGCGATCTCGATGTCGGCGACGTCGCCCACGGACTCCAGGAAGCCCGGGTTGAGCGCGGTGAGCCGCTCCGCGAGGTGCGTCCGGGAGATGACCCGGCCGCAGTTCAGGCAGATCACGCGGTCGTAGCGTCCGTGCAGGTCGATGACGGTCCGGGAGCCCGCGTCCTCGTGCAGCAGGTCCACATTCTGCGTGATGATCCCGGCGAGGATGTCCTGCTCCTCCAGCCGGACGAGCGCGCGGTGCCCGGCGTTCGGCGCGGTGCGGTCCACGTGCTGCCAGCCCACGTGGTTGCGCGCCCAGTAGTGGCGGCGGAACTCCTCGTCGCCCACGAACTGCTGGTAGGTCATGGGGCTGCGCGGCGGGGAGTCGGGGCCGCGGTAGTCGGGGATGCCGGAGTCGGTCGAGATCCCGGCGCCCGTGAGTGCGGTGATCCGGAGGCCCGAGAGCACCTCGACGGCGTCGTCCACGGTGGTGCGGGCGACCTCGACGGGCTCGGGCTGCCACGTGGTGGGGCGAGCTTGAGGGAACACGCCTACGAGGGTATGCCGCCCACGCCCGGACGCACCCGTGGTGTGTCCCATTTCGCACCCGCGAGCCGCTCAGTTCCGCCGGTCGGCCCGCCGGAACGCGAGCCCGGAACGCTCAGCCCCGCGCTCAGCCCCGCCGCGCCTCGAAGAACTCGCGGAGCAGCGCCCCGCACTCGTCCTCGCGGAACCCGCCGAGCACCTCGACCTCGTGCAGCGCCCGCTGGTCGCGCACCAGGTCCCACACGGAACCGGTCGCGCCGGCCTTCGGGTCCCACGCACCGAGGACCAGCCGCCGCACCCGCGACTGCACGAGCGCGCCCGCGCACATCGGGCACGGCTCCAGCGTCACCACGAGCGTGCAGCCCGACAGCCGCCACTCGCCGCGCGCATCAGCGGCAGCCCGCATCGCGAGCACCTCGGCGTGCGCGGTCGGGTCTCCCGTCGCCTCCCGCTCGTTGTGCCCGACGCCGATCACCCGGCCGGCCTCGTCGAGCACCAGGGCGCCGACCGGCACGTCGCCGGTGTCGAGCGCACGCCGGGCCTCGTCGAGCGCGACGCCCATCCACCGCTCCCAGTGCGCGCGGCGCTCGGCGGCGCTCAGGCTTGAGGTGTCAGACACACAGGTCACCCTAGTGACCTGTGTGTCTGACAACGCGGTGAGGGGGCGGAGTGTGGGACTGGCGACTTTCCGGGCCCGCGCACCGTCGGCGCGCACGGCCGCCCGGTAGCGTTGCACCCATGCGCCTTCACGTCGTCGATCACCCCCTGGTCGCCCACAAGCTGACCGTCCTGCGGGACGAGACCACGGACTCCCCCACCTTCCGCCTGCTGGTCGACGAGCTCGTCACGCTCCTGGCCTACGAGGCCACGCGCGAGATCGCCACCGAGCCGCACGAGGTGAAGACGCCGGTCACGACGATGACGGGCACGCGCCTCGCGTCCCCGCCGCCGCTCGTGGTGCCGATCCTGCGCGCCGGCCTGGGCATGCTGGACGGCATGAGCCGCCTGCTCCCGACGGCGGAGGTCGGCTTCCTGGGTCTCGTGCGCGACGAGGAGACGTTCAAGGCCGTCACGTACGCGAACCGCCTGCCCGACGACCTCACCGGCCGGCACGTGTTCCTCATCGACCCGATGCTGGCCACCGGCGGCACGCTGGTCGCGGCCATCGACTACGTGCTGGAGCGGGGCGCCCGCGAGGTGACGGCGGTCTGCCTGCTGGCCGCCCCCGAGGGCATCGCCCTGCTGGAGGAGCACGTGGGCGACCGCGCGAACCTGTCGGTCGTGGTCGCGGCCGTGGACGAGCGCCTCAACGAGAAGGCCTACATCGTGCCCGGCCTGGGCGACGCCGGGGACCGGCTGTACGGCATCGTCTGAGCCGGACGGCGTCCTGCCGCGGCAGGACGCCAGGGCAGGGCCGGCCGGGCGCCGGAGCGCCGGGGCCGGGCGCTAGGCCTGGTCCGGCTGCTCCTGGTTCGACGCCGGTCCGCAGACGCCGTACTTCATCCACCGCAGCCAGTTGCTGGCCGTCGGCGCCTTGACCGGGGCCGGCGACAGGTAGGCGGCCTGCTCGGCGCCGTTGGCGTCGGCCCGTCCGGTGGCCGAGGACTGCTCCGTGCCGGCCGTCGCCCCGTCGTCCGGCGTGGGCCCGGGGCCCGGCTCGCAGGTGGGCTCGGGCACCACGCACGACTCGCCCTCGACGGAGAACGACTTGTCCACGGACAGGGGATAGCCCTCCACCTCACGGGTCAGCCGCACGGTGACGTTGCCGTCCAGGCTGAACAGGGGCTGCTGCGCGAGCTCGAACGTGGTCTGCGACCCCGCGGGGACCGTCTGCTCCGCGCTGTGCTCACCGGTGCCGTCGTGCACCAGCACGCCGCGCCAGTCCTTGCCGGTCCAGTTGCCCACGGTCGCCGTGATCTGCGCGTTCTGCTCGACGCACACCGCGTCGGTCGTCACCGTGAGCTGCGCCGCTGAAGGCCAGCTGACCTCGGGGCAGGGCTTGAACCGGACGTCGAGCGGGCCGAACTGCTGGCCGGCCGCCGTCACGGTCACGGTGTCGGTACCCCAGGCGACCGGGAACTCGATGACGTCGGTGGCCCCGGCGGCGACCGTGCGGGTGACGTCGCCGACGTGGAACTTCACGTCGAGCGTCGAAGCCGTGTTGTCCGCGGTGACCTGGAACGTCTGCACCGAGCGGTCCTTCGCGACGTCGAAGGTGCAGGCGCCCACCGACGTCAGGGTCCGCTCGCCCAGCGCCGGGGAGATCTGCGCGGCGTCGAAGCGCTGCGTCGGGTTGGTGGTGGGGACGATCGGGTTGGCGGGCAGGTCGCCGTCCTTGTCCGCCACGTCGCGCGAGAGGTGGAACGTGACGTCACCCTCCGGCATGTGCGTGCGGTTGGTGTTCACCGTGAGCTCCACGTTGCCACCCGCCGCCACCGGCAGCTTCACGGTCTTCGCCGTGCCGTCGCCCACCGGCACCGACATGAGCGCGTTCATCGACTCGTTCGTCCGGTTGGTGACCGTGCCGCGCACGCCCACCGTGCCGGCCATGTTGATGGTCTCGGCGGTCGTGTCGGCGTCCCACGCGGGCTTGTAGCAGTCGATCGCACTGTGGCTGCCCGCTTCGACACGGGTCTCGTAGGTGCTGCCGTCCACGGCCGTGGTCAGCACGAAGACCGCCGGGCCGGCCGGCGCGCGCAGCCCGTCGTGCACCACGACCCGGGCGGAGTCGCCGGGCGCGACGTCCTTGCCCGTGGAATCCCGGCTTCCGGCCGCCTCAAGGGCGACGCGGACGACCCGGTCGGTCGTGTTCTTGTAGCTGCCGATCACCGCGGCGTCGGCCTTGTCGATGCCGCCCTCGGCGAGGCAGGAGGTGCTGATGGTGCCCGCGCCCGCGGCGGCGTTGGCCCAGGCCGACGTCGCGACCAGCGTGGCCGACGAGGCGCGGGCGTGGCCCTCGCCGAGCGCCGGGCGGACGTTCGCCACACCGAGCTCGGTGGGCTGCGTCTTGGGCTGGTCGGCGGTGGTGATGATGTTCAGCAGCAGGTCGACGCCGCTGCCGGGCTCGATCTGCAGACCGGTGTAGGCCCCCGGGAGCGGCTGGCACAGCCAGGAGCCCGGCAGGTCGGCCGGGTTGCACTGGAGCTGGGTCTGCGCGGCGGCGGGCTTCACGCCGTCGGGCAGCGAGACGACGACGCCCCACCCCGGGGCGACCGTGGTGTCGCCGGTGCTGGTCAGGCTGATCGGCAGCGAGGCGATGCCGGGGCTGGCGAGCGAGACGTCCCTGGTCTGCGCCGACAGCTCCGGGCCGAACGCCGCGACCGTGCGACTCGGCAGGTTGGCGGCGACCGGCTCGAGACCGTCGGCCCAGACCGTGGCGCTCACGGGGTAGGCGCCCCCGGTGTTGGCCTGCACCGGCACGACGACGGTGCGCGCGGCGCCCTGCGCGAGCTCACCGACGGAGCAGAGCAGCACGTTCGACTTCTCGGTCGGCGCGCAGATCACCGGCGCCTCCACCGGGGCGGCGGGCTCCGAGGGGGACACGCTGGGCGACGCGCTCGGCGACGCCGTGGTGTCGGTGTCGGTGGCACCGGCGGGGGCGTCGGCCTCCACCTTGGTCTCGGGCGTGGTCCCGCTGGTCGCGGTGGGGGTGGGCGTGGCCTCGGGGGTCGGCGTCGCGCTCGTCGCCGACATCAGGCGGCCGGTGCCGACGCCCGTGCCGAAGGAACCGTCCGGCTTCGTGGCCGTCAGGCCCTCCGGAAGCGTGACCTGCATCTGCGCACCGGTCGCGTCGGCGCTGCCCGTGTTCTCGACCGAGAACGACAGGTTCTGGCTCTGGCGCGCGGCGAGCGGCTGCCCGCCGTCCGCGTAGCCGACTGAGATGTACGCGGTGTTCTCGTTGGGCAGCACGTCGGTCGGCAGCACGTCGCCGCCGTCCTTGACCTCTTCCGCGGCGCTGCCGCCCGGCAGCTCGCGCGCGTCGTTGGTGGCGATCACCGTGTCGATCAGGGGGTCGCCCTCGGGCGGCGCCGCGATCTGCAAGGCCGCGACCAGCCCGACGGCGGCGACGGCGAGCGCGCCCGCGGCCACGCTCCCACCCGTGGCGGCAGCGGCTGCGGAGGCAAACGCCCCCGCGGTGCTGGAGGCCGCGGACGAGACCGCGCCGGAGAACGAGCCGCTCGACGCGGCGCTCACCGCGGAGGCGGAGTGCGCGCTGCCGGCGGCCGCGGTCGCCCCGGCCTTCGCGGCGACGACCAGCCCGCCGATCGGGGCGCCGGCGCCGACCAGGGCGAGGCCGCCCGCGCCGAGCACGAGCGGGGCGATCACGGTCTTCATTCCGTGCGCGACGTCGTGCAGCTCCAGCACGAGGGCGCTGCAGGTGGCACAGGTGGAGAGGTGCTCGTCGATCTTGGTGGTCTCGCGCTTGGACAGGCTCGCGCGCACGTACCCGCCGAGCAGCGGGTTGACGGTGCGGCACATGTCCGACGGCGAGTGCGTCAGGTGCTGCTGCAGGTAGCCCGCCCGCAGCGCCTCCTTGGCGCGGTAGAGCAGCGCGGAGACGCCGTTGGGGCTGAGACCGAGCACGGGCGCGACCTGTGCCGGCTTGAGCTCGTCGACGAGCACGTACCAGAGGACCTCGCGCCACCGCTCCGGCAGGTCGACGTAGGCCTTGGCGATGACGCTGCGCTCGAAGCCGTCGAGCGCGGGGTCGTCCTTCGAGGCCACCCGGCCGAGGACCGACTCGATCTCGTCGTCGGTGCTCGGACGCGTGCGCTGGGCGCTGCGGGTCAGGTCGAACGACCGGTGGCGCACCATCGTGTACAGGTAGGGGCGGAACCCGGCGTCGGGGCCCACCCCGCGGCGCAGCATCTCGAACAGCTTGCTGAAGGCGTCGGCGACGACGTCCTCCGCGTCCGCGGGCGTGACGTACTGCCGGGCGAGGGCCCTGGCGGCCGCCGAGTGGCGCTCGTAGAGCACGCCAAAAGCGTCGCGGTCACCTGCTCTGACCTGCAGAATCAGTTCCGCGTCGCTAGGGGTCTCCCCCGTGCTGCTCTCGACTTGCCTCACGTCTACCCATGCTCTCGCGGTGGTCGCGCTGCCGATGACTGTCGCCGTCCAGGCAAGACTATAGAGCCAGGCGGACGATTTAGGGGGTGGAATTCCACATTTTGGGGTGACGCACGGGTGAAGTCCGCCATCTCACACCTGAAGGTGCGTCATGATGTATCCCCGTGAGGGTCCCATCATCATGAGCGAGGCACAGCAGGAGGCGCGGGTGCGTGTGCACGACCTGCGCGAGCGGTGGCGCGCTACGAGTCTGGCGTCGGTTTGGATCCGGCCGAACGACTGGGAGCACCCCGCCGCTGAAGCGCTAGCAGAGGCACTGGCCGAGGGCCGGGGCGTGATCGCGCCCGCCGAACGGCTGGGTGCCGCACGCGCCGGGGTCGGCGCCGGCATCACCGAGGCACTGGACGACGTCGCCTGCCTCTACGCCGCCTTCGGGCGCCCCACGGACGTCGGCGCGCTGCGCGCGGCGGCGATCGGCTGGGTCGGGGAGCGCGAGCGCGTGCCCTACCAGATCGCGACGCACGATCCGTCGACCGGACTGCCCACCGGCGAGTACCTGGGCGAGCGGCTGCGCGAGACCTACGGCGTCGCGCAGCGCACGGGGACCAGCGCGGGCGAGTCCCACTGCCTGCTGGTGCTCGACGTCGGCCTCGAGAACCTCGACACCTGGCAGCGGCTCGCGCGCTCGGCCGCGATCGGCCGCACGCTGCACCAGGTGTTCGGCGAGGGACACCCGATGGCCGCCGTGGGCGACGGCACGTTCGTGGTCCTGTGCGAGCGAGGCCCGACGACGGCCGAGCTGGGACAGTCGCTGCGCCGCGTCGTGGAGCGCAACGCCGAGGTGCTCGGCCTGACGACAGAGGTGCGCCGTCCGACCCGGGTGTGGGTCGAACGGCTGCCCGGGACGCACGGCGACGCCCTGCTCCTGCTGGACCACCTGGCGCGCTGAAGATCCTGGCTCCCTGGGGCCTTGAACCCTGAGGGGCCGCGCGCTCGACGGCGAGCGCGCGGCCCCTCTGCCCTGCCGGACGGGCTCAGACCTGCTGGGTCGCACCGTTCTGCTCGAACGTGAGGCAGTCGGCGTGGCCCGGGTCCTCGGGGCCGGCGCCCACGCGGATCGACGGCGCGTTGCACTCCAGGTTGTCGTTGTGGGTGCACTCCTCACGCTGGCAGGCGCCCACGTGGGCGATCACCTTCTCCAGGCCGCCCTTGGTGCTGAGCGGGATGAACGTGGCACAGGACGCGTCGCCCGCGTGCCCGGCGATGGTGACGGCGCCGGCGTGGCAGCCGTGGTCGTGGTTGTAGCCGCAGCCGTCGATCGAGCACTCGACGACCTCGGGCATCTCCATCAGCGTGCTCATGGCATCTCTCCTCGCTCGGTGCATCGCTCCTGCGGAATGCGTCGATCGTATTCCTGAATGACAGATCGCACAGGATTGAGGAATGCCTTACCTACATTCCGGCAACGTTCAGGATTAACGAAAGAATTGCATTGCCGAAATGCTGGGCGAGATCCGGGGAACGGCTACTCCTCGCGTCGCGGGGCGGGCCGCCAGAGCACCACGGCGCCCCCGCCGCCGGCGCGGTGCTCCAGGTCCACGCGCATCGCCGCGCTCCGCACACGCTGGCCCCGCTGGACCACCACGACGTCGCCCGCGGCCGGTCCGGCGGCGAAGACGCGCCCCTCCTCCTGGACCCGCATGAGCAGGTCGCCGAGGCGCTCCTCCAGCACGGAGACGTGCGCCTCCAGGTCGAGGATGCGCTTGATCCCGGCGAGGTTGATGCCCTCGCCCTGGGCCAGGCGCTGCACCTGGAGCAGGCGTGCGACGTCGCGCCGCGAGTACCGGCGGCCGCGCCCGCGCGTGCGCCGGGGCACGACGAGACCGAGGCGGTCGTACTGCCGCAGCGTCTGCGGGTGCATCCCCGCGAGCTCGGCGGCCTTGGACACGGTGAGCACGGGTGTGTCGTCGTCGACCATGCGCTCCTCCCTGTGTCCTGTGCACGAATACGTGCGGGCAGGTTAGCCGAACCCGGTGCGGCAGGGCAGGCGCCCTACCGCACCGGCCGTCATTCTGCCGCGCGTGCGGCCAGCCCTGCGCGTACGTCCTCGCCGTCGTTCTCGGCGGCGAACGTCTCGAGCGCCTGCTTGGCCTTCCTGCTGAGCTTCTGCGGCACGACGACCTGCACCGTGACGAGCAGGTCACCGTTCGCCTTCGCCGTCTGCACGCCGCGGCCCTTGACCCGCAGCGCACGGCCCGACAGCGTCCCCGCGGGCACCTTGAGGCGCACGGTGGCGCCGTCCAGGGTCGGCACCTCCAGGGTGGTGCCGAGCGCCGCCTCCGCGAACGTGACGGGCACGGTCATGCGCAGGTCGAGGCCGTCCAGCGTCCACACCGGGTGCGGCGTGACGTGCACCGTGACGACGAGGTCGCCCGCCTGCCCGCCGGCGACCCCCGGGCGGCCCTTGCCGCGCAGCCGGATCTTCTTGCCGTCGTTGATCCCCGCGGGGATGCGGGCGGTGATGGTGCGGCCGTTGACCTCGAGGTCCGCCGTCGTACCCTGCACGGCCGCGCGGAACGGCAGCGTGACCTGGGCGACGACGTCCGCCCCCGCCGTCGGCGTGGTGTAGCCGGTCGTGCCCGAGCCGTAGGCCGTCCGGCCTCCGCCGAACATCGAGCCGAGGATGTCCTCGAAGCCCGCGCCGCCGTTCCCGCCCTGCGAGTAGCGGACGCGCGGCCCGCCCCGGCCGCCGGGGCCCTGGGCGCCGCCGAACATGGCGCCCATGATGTCCTCGAACCCGCCGGCACCGGCACCACCGGCACCCGCGGAGAAGCGGGCACCGCCCGCCATGGCGCGCACGGCGTCGTACTGGCGGCGCTGCTCCGGGTCGGAGAGGACCGCGTAGGCCTCGCCGATCTCCTTGAACTTGGACTCCGCTGCCGCGTCGCCCTGGTTCTGGTCGGGGTGGTACTGGCGCGCGAGCTTGCGGTAGGCCTTCTTGACGGCCGCGTCGTCGGCGTCCTTGGACACGCCCAGCACGGCGTAGAAGTCCTTCTCCATCCAGTCCTGACCGGTCATGGCACCTCCTTACGCGTCGATACCGGTGGTCGGGCTCGTCGAGACCTGGGTCCCGACCAGCCCGACCACCGGTGGATCACTCCGGTCCGACGACGCCCACGCGCGCCGCCCGGACCACCTTGTCGCCGATCTTGTACCCGGGCTCCACCACGAGGTTCACCGTGGCTGCCGTCGCGTCCGCGTCGGTCGAGTGCATGAGCGCCTCGTGCAGGTTGGGGTCGAACTCCTCCCCCACCTTGCCGAACCGCTCGACGCCGAACTTCTGCAGGCTCTGGTCGAGCTTCTCCGCGATCGCCGCCATGGGACCGCTCAGCTCGCCGTGCTGCTTGGCGCGCTCGACGTCGTCGAGCACCGGCAGCAGGGCCGCCAGCACGTCCTGCACGCCCCGGTCGCGCGCGGCGTCCTGGTCGCGCAGCGCCCGGTTGCGGTAGTTCGTGAAGCTGGCCCGCTCGCGCTGCAGCGCGTCCAGGTGCTCCGCGGCCTGGGCCTGGGCCTTGAGGACCGCGGACGCCTCGGCGGCGTCACCGGAGGGCTCGAAGTCGAGCCCGGCCAGCGGGTCGACAGACGCGTCCTGCGCGGGCGCCTCGGCGGCCTCGGGCTCGGCCGTCTCGTCCGCCGGGGCGGGCTCGACCGGCTGGGCCTGGTCACCGGAGGCGTTGACCTTGCGCTTGTCCGTGAACTGGAAGGGGTGCTCCCCCGAGCCCTCGGGCTCGGGGGTTCCCTGCTGGTGCTCGTCCGTCACTTGCGCTCGTCCTCGTCGTCCACGATCTCGGCGTCGACGACGTCCTCGTCCTTCGCGGACTGGGCGTTCGCCGTCTGCGGGTTGCCCTCGGCACCCTGGGCCGCGGGCTGCTCGGCGGCGTACAGGGCCTCGCCGATCTTCTGCGACGACGCGCCGAGCTTCTCGTACGAGCTCTTCACGGCGTCGGCGTCCTCGGCCTCGAGCGCGGCCTTCACGGCGGCGATGTCGGCCTCGACCTCGGTGACGACCTCGGCCGGGAGCTTGTCGCGGTTGTCCGCGATCTGCTTCTCCATGGAGTACGCGAAGGCCTCGGCCTGGTTGCGGGTGTCCGCCTCCTCGCGACGCTTCTTGTCCTCCTCGGCGTGCAGCTCGGCGTCCTTGACCATGCGGTCGATGTCGTCCTTGGGGAGCGCGGAGCCGCCCGTGATCTTCATCGACTGCTCCATGCCCGTGCCACGGTCCTTGGCGGACACGTGCACGATGCCGTTCGCGTCGATGTCGAAGGTGACCTCGATCTGCGGCACTCCGCGCGGGGCCGGGGCGATGCCGGTGAGCTCGAAGACGCCCAGCGGCTTGTTGTCGCGGGTGAACTCGCGCTCGCCCTGGAACACCTGGATCGCCACGGACGGCTGGTTGTCGTCGGCCGTGGAGAAGACCTCGCTGCGCTTGGTCGGGATCGCGGTGTTGCGCTCGATGAGCTTGGTCATCACGCCACCCTTGGTCTCGATGCCCAGGGACAGCGGGGTGACGTCGATCAGCAGGACGTCCTTGCGGTCACCGGAGATGACACCGGCCTGCAGCACGGCGCCGACGGCGACGACCTCGTCCGGGTTCACGCCCTTGTTGGGCTCGCGACCACCGGTGAGCTCCTTGACGACCTCGGTCACGGCGGGCATGCGGGTGGAGCCACCCACGAGCACCACGTGGTCGATGTCCGACACGGAGATGCCGGCGTCGCGGATCACGGCGTGGAACGGCGCCTTGGTGCGGTCGATGAGGTCCTGCGTCATCTGCTGGAACTGAGCCCGCGTGAGCTTCTCGTCCAGGTGGATGGGGCCGTTCTCGCTCATCGAGAGGTACTGCATCGAGATGTTGGTGCTCGTCGCGGACGAGAGCTCCTTCTTGGCCTGCTCGGACGCCTCACGGAGGCGCTGCAGGGCGATCTTGTCCTTCGACAGGTCGACGCCCGAGGAGTTCTTCACCTGCTTGATGAGGTGCTCCACGACGCGCTGGTCCCAGTCGTCACCACCGAGGCGGTTGTCGCCGGAGGTGGCGCGCACCTGGATGGTCGAGAAGTCGTCCTCGTCCTTGCCCACCTCGAGGAGGGAGACGTCGAACGTGCCGCCACCGAGGTCGAAGACCAGGATGAGCTCGTCCTCCTTGCCCTTCTCCAGGCCGTAGGCGAGCGCGGCCGCGGTGGGCTCGTTGACGATGCGCTTGACGTCCAGGCCGGCGATCTGGCCGGCGTCCTTGGTCGCCTGGCGCTCGGCGTCGTTGAAGTACGCCGGGACCGTGATGACGGCCTCGGTGACGGGCTCGCCCAGGTACTCCTCGGCGTCGCGCTTGAGCTTGCCCAGGATGCGGGCCGAGATCTCCTGCGCGGTGTACTTCTTGTCGTCGATGTCGACGGTCCAGTCCGTGCCCATGTGGCGCTTGACCGAGGAGATGGTGCGGTCCACGTTGGTGACGGCCTGCCGCTTGGCGACCTCACCGACCAGGACCTCGCCCGTCTTGGAGAACGCGACCACCGAGGGGGTGGTCCGCGAGCCCTCCGCGTTGGCGATGACGGTGGGCTCCCCACCCTCGAGGACCGCCACCACCGAGTTCGTCGTTCCGAGGTCGATACCTACTGCGCGTGCCATGTCTGCTGCCTTCCTTCGACAGATTGAGTCTGCTGCACTCAACTTAAGCCGGTGCTCGCGAGGAAGCAAGCCGACCCTCGCAAAGTTGAGTCCACTTCACTCAACTACGGCCGGGGCTGAAAAGTTCCCCGCAGGACTACCGTGAGCCTCATGTCCTTCCAGACCGCCCTGACGGGCGACGTCACCCTGCGCGAGCTCAGCAAGGACGACGCCGACGCGCTCGCCGACGCCTACGTCCGCAACCGCGAGCACCTCGCCCCCTGGGAGCCCGAGCGGCCCGAGGAGTTCTACACCGCCGAGTGGCACCGCGAGCGCCTGTGGACGCAGGTCCTGGAGAACTCGGCGGGCCGCGCGCTGTACACCGTGCTGGAGTCGGACGGCCGGATCGTGGGCCGGCTGAACCTGACCGACGTCGTGCACGGGGCCTTCGAGAACGGGCACCTCGGCTACTGGATCGACGCCGGGTTCACCGGCCGCGGCCTCATGACCAGGGCCGTCGAGGCGATGGTGGCGCACTCCCGGGACGAGCTGGGCCTGCACCGCCTGCAGGCGGCGACGCTGCCGCACAACACGGCGTCGCAGGCGGTGCTGACGCACGTCGGGTTCGAGCGGATCGGGTTCGCGCCCAGCTACCTCAAGATCGCCGGCGAGTGGCAGGACCACGTCGTCTACCAGCTCATCCTGCACGGCTAGGCCGCCCGGCCGAACCCGCACGACACGCCGCCGTCGGGCCCTTTTCGCCCCCGTCAACAGGCGCGACGCCCTGACCTGCGGTACACAAGGGTGCACGGCCGGGGCCACAGGGGGTGGGGCGTCGGACGAGTACCTCGCGGGCCAGCCCGCGAGGGTCTGATGCCCGGGAACCCCGGGCCCCGACCGGGGGAGACCACCATGGCAAGCATCCACGGGAGCTCGTTGTCGATCGCGCTCCTGACAGCGCTGCTCGATCCCGAAGAAGACGGCCTCAGATCACCTCACGTCCAGGACCTGCTGCAGGAGGCGCTCGAGACGCGCGAGGACGCACGCGACGTGATCGTCGCGCTGCTCGCGTCGTCCGGGTCGATGCTGCGGCAGATCAGCTACCACAACGAGCAGGAGCCGCTGGAGTCGCTGCAGAAGGTGGCCCTGGGCTTCCAGCGCAAGGTCGTCCAGCTCCCGAGCTGAGTCAGCCCACCACGGTCCGGGCCGCCACCGCCTCGGCGTCCCGGAGCACCCGCAGCGCGTTGCCGCTGGTCAGCTTGCCGAGGTCGGCGTCGGACCAGCCGTTGTCGGCGAGCGCCGCGAGCAGCCGGGGGTATCCCGTCACGTCCTCCAGGCCCTCGGGCAGGTTCGGCGTGCCGTCGTAGTCGCCGCCCAGGCCCACGTGGTCGACGCCGGCGGCCTCGCGGACGTGCTCGACGTGCGCGACGACGTCGGCCAGGGTGCTGCGCGGCTGCGGGTGCTCGGCCCGCCAGCGCGCCATGAACGGCTCGAACGCGCCGAGGTCCGTGTTCCGGATGCCCTCCTCCGCCGCGGCGCGAGCGCCCTCGGCCCGCCACTCCGCGACGGCGGGCGAGACGAACTGCGGCACGAAGGTGACCATGCAGACGCCGCCGTTGG
This window harbors:
- a CDS encoding nucleoside deaminase, with the translated sequence MGVALDEARRALDTGDVPVGALVLDEAGRVIGVGHNEREATGDPTAHAEVLAMRAAADARGEWRLSGCTLVVTLEPCPMCAGALVQSRVRRLVLGAWDPKAGATGSVWDLVRDQRALHEVEVLGGFREDECGALLREFFEARRG
- a CDS encoding sigma-70 family RNA polymerase sigma factor, with product MLYERHSAAARALARQYVTPADAEDVVADAFSKLFEMLRRGVGPDAGFRPYLYTMVRHRSFDLTRSAQRTRPSTDDEIESVLGRVASKDDPALDGFERSVIAKAYVDLPERWREVLWYVLVDELKPAQVAPVLGLSPNGVSALLYRAKEALRAGYLQQHLTHSPSDMCRTVNPLLGGYVRASLSKRETTKIDEHLSTCATCSALVLELHDVAHGMKTVIAPLVLGAGGLALVGAGAPIGGLVVAAKAGATAAAGSAHSASAVSAASSGSFSGAVSSAASSTAGAFASAAAAATGGSVAAGALAVAAVGLVAALQIAAPPEGDPLIDTVIATNDARELPGGSAAEEVKDGGDVLPTDVLPNENTAYISVGYADGGQPLAARQSQNLSFSVENTGSADATGAQMQVTLPEGLTATKPDGSFGTGVGTGRLMSATSATPTPEATPTPTATSGTTPETKVEADAPAGATDTDTTASPSASPSVSPSEPAAPVEAPVICAPTEKSNVLLCSVGELAQGAARTVVVPVQANTGGAYPVSATVWADGLEPVAANLPSRTVAAFGPELSAQTRDVSLASPGIASLPISLTSTGDTTVAPGWGVVVSLPDGVKPAAAQTQLQCNPADLPGSWLCQPLPGAYTGLQIEPGSGVDLLLNIITTADQPKTQPTELGVANVRPALGEGHARASSATLVATSAWANAAAGAGTISTSCLAEGGIDKADAAVIGSYKNTTDRVVRVALEAAGSRDSTGKDVAPGDSARVVVHDGLRAPAGPAVFVLTTAVDGSTYETRVEAGSHSAIDCYKPAWDADTTAETINMAGTVGVRGTVTNRTNESMNALMSVPVGDGTAKTVKLPVAAGGNVELTVNTNRTHMPEGDVTFHLSRDVADKDGDLPANPIVPTTNPTQRFDAAQISPALGERTLTSVGACTFDVAKDRSVQTFQVTADNTASTLDVKFHVGDVTRTVAAGATDVIEFPVAWGTDTVTVTAAGQQFGPLDVRFKPCPEVSWPSAAQLTVTTDAVCVEQNAQITATVGNWTGKDWRGVLVHDGTGEHSAEQTVPAGSQTTFELAQQPLFSLDGNVTVRLTREVEGYPLSVDKSFSVEGESCVVPEPTCEPGPGPTPDDGATAGTEQSSATGRADANGAEQAAYLSPAPVKAPTASNWLRWMKYGVCGPASNQEQPDQA
- a CDS encoding Sir2 family NAD-dependent protein deacetylase; the encoded protein is MFPQARPTTWQPEPVEVARTTVDDAVEVLSGLRITALTGAGISTDSGIPDYRGPDSPPRSPMTYQQFVGDEEFRRHYWARNHVGWQHVDRTAPNAGHRALVRLEEQDILAGIITQNVDLLHEDAGSRTVIDLHGRYDRVICLNCGRVISRTHLAERLTALNPGFLESVGDVADIEIAPDADAVIESTAHFKPAPCEFCGGVLKPEIVYFGENVPRERVERAFALVDSAGALLVAGSSLTVMSGLRFVRHAAETGKPVVIVNRGITRGDKYATVKIDAGTSDVLEELVRRLPPPA
- the upp gene encoding uracil phosphoribosyltransferase, producing the protein MRLHVVDHPLVAHKLTVLRDETTDSPTFRLLVDELVTLLAYEATREIATEPHEVKTPVTTMTGTRLASPPPLVVPILRAGLGMLDGMSRLLPTAEVGFLGLVRDEETFKAVTYANRLPDDLTGRHVFLIDPMLATGGTLVAAIDYVLERGAREVTAVCLLAAPEGIALLEEHVGDRANLSVVVAAVDERLNEKAYIVPGLGDAGDRLYGIV
- a CDS encoding heat shock protein transcriptional repressor HspR; amino-acid sequence: MVDDDTPVLTVSKAAELAGMHPQTLRQYDRLGLVVPRRTRGRGRRYSRRDVARLLQVQRLAQGEGINLAGIKRILDLEAHVSVLEERLGDLLMRVQEEGRVFAAGPAAGDVVVVQRGQRVRSAAMRVDLEHRAGGGGAVVLWRPAPRREE
- a CDS encoding DUF1540 domain-containing protein produces the protein MSTLMEMPEVVECSIDGCGYNHDHGCHAGAVTIAGHAGDASCATFIPLSTKGGLEKVIAHVGACQREECTHNDNLECNAPSIRVGAGPEDPGHADCLTFEQNGATQQV